Proteins encoded by one window of Brevibacterium atlanticum:
- a CDS encoding TetR/AcrR family transcriptional regulator, whose translation MSDVGRPYAGASREQRQNARREQVIAAGISLFGTEGYRAATVGGICQAAGLNKRYFYESFSALEDLLCAVYERVVADLRAAVLAADGETAPEVLRGFISAFLAWAQSHPVEAKVHLFEVLGVSPRVDELYRRHARSIGDELVDRLATSVNGPELTAERKRILGDVLVGAGLQLVVDWVISGYQPPREEFLTEMDETLNWIVAAVMSALGFGLG comes from the coding sequence GTGAGTGATGTCGGACGTCCCTATGCCGGTGCCAGCCGCGAGCAACGCCAAAATGCCCGCCGTGAGCAGGTCATCGCCGCTGGGATCTCGCTCTTCGGCACCGAGGGCTACCGGGCCGCCACAGTCGGAGGCATCTGCCAGGCGGCCGGACTGAACAAGCGCTACTTCTACGAATCATTCAGCGCGCTGGAGGACCTTCTGTGCGCGGTCTACGAACGTGTGGTCGCCGACCTCCGGGCCGCAGTGCTCGCCGCCGACGGCGAGACCGCGCCCGAGGTGCTGCGCGGCTTCATCTCGGCCTTCCTCGCCTGGGCGCAGAGCCATCCAGTCGAGGCGAAGGTCCACCTCTTCGAAGTCCTCGGGGTGAGTCCACGAGTGGACGAACTCTATCGCCGGCACGCGCGCTCGATCGGTGACGAACTCGTCGACCGGCTGGCAACGTCGGTCAACGGGCCGGAGCTGACCGCGGAACGGAAGCGCATCCTCGGCGATGTGCTCGTTGGTGCGGGACTCCAGCTCGTCGTCGACTGGGTGATCAGCGGCTATCAGCCCCCGCGTGAAGAGTTTCTGACCGAGATGGACGAGACGCTGAACTGGATCGTGGCCGCCGTGATGTCGGCCCTCGGGTTCGGCCTCGGGTGA
- the vapB gene encoding type II toxin-antitoxin system VapB family antitoxin, which translates to MTDVLIRNLSAETLSRVDALASRAGLSRAEYLRRTIDREASRSDARATIEDLRKFDLLGDGEHMAGAWE; encoded by the coding sequence ATGACTGATGTGCTGATTCGGAATCTGTCAGCGGAGACCTTATCGAGAGTGGATGCCCTCGCAAGCCGAGCGGGCCTGTCCCGCGCGGAATACCTGCGCCGGACAATTGATCGAGAGGCCTCTCGATCGGATGCGCGTGCGACGATTGAGGATCTTCGCAAATTCGACCTGCTGGGCGATGGCGAGCATATGGCGGGGGCATGGGAGTGA
- a CDS encoding PIN domain nuclease, whose protein sequence is MGVTAASWLIDKSALVRIARSQSAETWLDRINRGLVHISVATLLEVGYSAMSPADWSVKVEEPPIALMPLAGITPAVERRAVEVQGILAGRGHHRAPSVPDLLIAAIGEVHGLVVLHQDEDFDLIAEITGQPLARID, encoded by the coding sequence ATGGGAGTGACCGCCGCATCCTGGCTCATCGACAAATCTGCATTGGTGCGGATCGCTCGGAGCCAGTCGGCAGAGACATGGCTTGATCGCATCAACAGAGGTCTCGTTCATATCTCGGTGGCCACTCTGCTCGAAGTCGGCTATTCAGCGATGAGTCCGGCGGATTGGTCCGTCAAGGTCGAGGAGCCGCCGATCGCGTTGATGCCATTGGCCGGAATCACTCCCGCGGTTGAGCGCCGGGCTGTCGAAGTGCAGGGAATTCTCGCTGGACGAGGACATCACAGGGCGCCGTCGGTTCCTGACCTGCTCATTGCGGCCATCGGCGAGGTGCATGGATTGGTTGTCCTGCATCAGGACGAAGACTTCGACCTGATCGCCGAGATCACAGGACAGCCGTTGGCGCGTATCGACTGA
- a CDS encoding TetR/AcrR family transcriptional regulator, with protein MPESSTPEPTFAEATAPKRSRRGRPGYDRETLINKATEVFVARGYDGTSMDTVARELGITKSAIYHHVKSKEELLRLAINRGIDALDSAVEIESQRAGMGALERLRLAVHASVVILIEYHHSVTLLLRVRGNSAVEREAIEARRRIDAKIRALVEAAIAEGGLRADFTPGLVTRLLFGMVNSITEWYRPSYPVAPGVIAEAVTSMAFHGLEK; from the coding sequence ATGCCCGAATCGTCCACACCCGAGCCGACCTTCGCCGAGGCGACCGCCCCCAAACGCTCCCGTCGTGGGCGTCCCGGCTACGACCGGGAGACACTCATCAACAAGGCGACCGAGGTGTTCGTCGCGCGCGGCTACGACGGCACCTCGATGGACACCGTCGCCCGCGAGCTGGGCATCACGAAGTCCGCGATCTACCACCACGTGAAGTCGAAGGAGGAGCTGCTGCGGTTGGCGATCAACCGCGGCATCGATGCCCTCGACTCTGCCGTCGAGATCGAGAGCCAGCGTGCGGGGATGGGCGCGCTCGAGCGCCTGCGCCTGGCCGTGCACGCCAGCGTCGTCATCCTCATCGAGTACCACCATTCCGTGACCCTGCTGCTGCGGGTGCGCGGGAACTCGGCCGTCGAGCGTGAGGCCATCGAGGCCCGGCGCCGCATCGACGCGAAGATCCGCGCTCTCGTCGAGGCGGCCATCGCCGAAGGCGGCCTGCGTGCGGACTTCACCCCGGGCCTGGTCACCCGCCTGCTCTTCGGGATGGTCAACTCGATCACCGAGTGGTATCGCCCGAGCTATCCCGTCGCCCCCGGTGTCATCGCCGAGGCGGTCACCTCGATGGCCTTCCATGGCCTCGAGAAATAG
- the paaK gene encoding phenylacetate--CoA ligase PaaK, with protein sequence MTDTDLDAGERMSLDELRADQLKNLKATVTSVYENVPFYRKAFDDLDVTPADVTSLDDIAKLPFTNKQDLRDNYPFGLFAVPQEQVARIHASSGTTGLPTVVGYTTGDLDRWGGLIARSILVAGGKRGQMMHNAYGYGLFTGGLGVHGAERHGFTVVPISGGQTPRQVQLIQDFKPDLITATPTYLLTILDEFRKQGIDPTTTSLKTAICGAEPWTDEMRKEIEQSFNINAVDIYGLSEVMGPGVACESAETKDGPTIWEDHFYPEIVDPFTGEVLPDGEEGELVFTSLTKEALPIIRYRTHDLATLLPGTARPNFRRISRITGRSDDLMIIRGVNVYPANVESVLFEFTGLSPHFQLVLTRPGRMDEMTIEVESREGIGAVELEGLDRLVAARVKERLGVSCTVDIKMPGDLPRSVGKLKRIIDRREGVR encoded by the coding sequence ATGACTGACACCGACCTCGACGCCGGCGAACGGATGAGCCTGGACGAGCTGCGCGCCGATCAGCTGAAGAACCTCAAGGCCACGGTGACCTCCGTGTACGAGAACGTGCCGTTCTACCGGAAGGCCTTCGACGACCTCGACGTCACCCCGGCCGATGTCACGAGTCTCGACGACATCGCGAAGCTGCCGTTCACGAACAAACAGGATCTGCGCGACAACTACCCGTTCGGGCTCTTCGCGGTCCCGCAGGAGCAGGTCGCACGCATCCACGCGTCCTCCGGCACGACGGGACTGCCGACGGTCGTCGGGTACACGACGGGCGACCTCGATCGGTGGGGCGGCCTCATTGCCCGCTCCATCCTCGTCGCCGGGGGAAAGCGCGGGCAGATGATGCACAACGCCTACGGGTACGGCCTGTTCACCGGCGGTCTCGGGGTGCATGGTGCCGAACGGCACGGGTTCACCGTCGTGCCGATCTCCGGTGGTCAGACCCCTCGGCAGGTGCAGCTGATCCAGGACTTCAAGCCCGATCTCATCACCGCCACCCCGACGTACCTGCTCACGATCCTCGACGAATTCCGCAAGCAGGGCATCGATCCGACGACCACGAGCCTGAAGACCGCGATCTGCGGTGCCGAGCCGTGGACGGATGAGATGCGCAAGGAGATCGAGCAGTCCTTCAACATCAACGCCGTCGACATCTACGGCCTCTCCGAGGTCATGGGACCCGGTGTCGCCTGCGAGTCCGCCGAGACGAAGGACGGACCGACGATCTGGGAGGACCACTTCTACCCGGAGATCGTCGACCCCTTCACCGGCGAGGTGCTGCCCGACGGCGAAGAGGGCGAACTCGTCTTCACCTCCCTGACGAAGGAGGCGCTGCCGATCATCCGCTACCGCACGCACGATCTCGCGACGCTGCTGCCGGGCACCGCGCGCCCGAACTTCCGCCGCATCTCGCGCATCACCGGACGCTCCGATGACCTCATGATCATCCGCGGCGTCAACGTCTACCCCGCCAACGTCGAGTCCGTGCTCTTCGAGTTCACCGGGCTCAGCCCGCACTTCCAGCTCGTGCTCACCCGCCCGGGCCGGATGGACGAGATGACCATCGAGGTCGAATCCCGCGAGGGCATCGGCGCCGTCGAACTCGAGGGACTCGACCGCCTGGTGGCCGCGCGCGTCAAGGAGCGCCTGGGCGTCTCGTGCACCGTCGACATCAAGATGCCCGGCGACCTGCCGCGCTCGGTCGGCAAGCTCAAACGCATCATCGACCGCCGCGAAGGCGTCCGCTGA
- the paaI gene encoding hydroxyphenylacetyl-CoA thioesterase PaaI — protein sequence MGQPTHDTTTTSAAGAKPADANPAESNPTSEANANPTAADQLTGAAAMFANDRASQHLGITVDDHGPGWAQCSMRVSEIMTNGHDITHGGYIFLFADTTFAMACNYPGSITVASGGDIDFLKPTHLGDELVARGHEVIKQGRSGIYDVTVTRGDEIIATYRGRSRTLPPRK from the coding sequence ATGGGACAGCCCACCCACGACACCACGACGACCTCGGCGGCGGGCGCAAAGCCTGCGGACGCGAACCCGGCCGAATCGAACCCGACCTCGGAGGCGAACGCAAACCCGACCGCCGCCGACCAACTCACTGGCGCGGCTGCGATGTTCGCCAATGATCGCGCCTCCCAGCACCTGGGCATCACCGTCGATGACCACGGCCCCGGGTGGGCGCAGTGCTCGATGCGGGTCTCCGAGATCATGACCAACGGCCATGACATCACCCACGGCGGCTACATCTTCCTCTTCGCCGACACGACCTTCGCAATGGCCTGCAACTATCCCGGATCGATCACGGTCGCCTCGGGCGGAGACATCGACTTCCTCAAGCCCACCCACCTCGGCGACGAACTCGTCGCCCGCGGACACGAGGTCATCAAGCAGGGACGCTCGGGCATCTACGACGTCACCGTCACCCGCGGCGATGAGATCATCGCGACCTACCGCGGCCGCTCCCGCACCCTCCCACCCCGCAAGTGA
- the paaA gene encoding 1,2-phenylacetyl-CoA epoxidase subunit PaaA, with product MTTQMNDSRYDEAQLQAQFDATIDAKDRIEPRDWMPEAYRKTLIRQVAQHAHSEIIGMQPEGNWISRAPSLRRKAILLAKVQDEAGHGLYLYSATETLGATRNELTEKLVAGKQKYSSIFNYPTLSYTDVGTIGWLVDGAAICNQVPLCRTSFGPYGRAMIRICKEESFHQRQGYELLMTMMRGTDAQREMVQESVNRFWWPALMMFGPPDDNSPNTEQSMAWGIKTHTNDELRQKFVDMSVPQAEALGVTFPDENLKWNEERGHYDFSTPNWDEFWDVVKGNGPCNTQRVAHRKRAWDEGAWVREAALAFAENQTAEAAAPTDDSTATASNANNSTPAEEAAK from the coding sequence ATGACAACTCAGATGAACGACAGCCGCTACGACGAAGCGCAGCTGCAGGCGCAGTTCGACGCGACGATCGATGCGAAGGATCGGATCGAACCCCGGGACTGGATGCCCGAGGCCTACCGCAAGACGCTCATCCGGCAGGTCGCGCAGCACGCGCACTCGGAGATCATCGGCATGCAGCCCGAGGGCAACTGGATCTCCCGCGCTCCCTCGCTGCGCCGCAAGGCGATCCTGCTCGCAAAGGTCCAGGACGAAGCCGGCCACGGCCTCTACCTCTACTCCGCCACAGAGACGCTCGGTGCCACCCGCAATGAACTCACCGAGAAGCTCGTCGCCGGCAAGCAGAAGTACTCCTCGATCTTCAACTATCCGACCCTGTCCTACACGGATGTCGGCACGATCGGGTGGCTCGTCGACGGTGCCGCAATCTGCAATCAGGTGCCGCTGTGCCGGACCTCGTTCGGACCCTATGGCCGCGCGATGATCCGCATCTGCAAGGAAGAGTCCTTCCACCAGCGGCAGGGCTACGAACTGCTTATGACGATGATGCGCGGCACCGACGCCCAGCGCGAGATGGTCCAGGAATCGGTCAACCGCTTCTGGTGGCCTGCGCTGATGATGTTCGGCCCGCCCGACGACAATTCCCCGAACACCGAACAGTCGATGGCCTGGGGCATCAAAACCCACACGAACGATGAGCTGCGTCAGAAGTTCGTCGACATGTCCGTTCCGCAGGCCGAGGCCCTCGGCGTGACCTTCCCCGACGAGAACCTCAAGTGGAACGAGGAACGCGGACACTACGACTTCTCGACCCCGAACTGGGATGAGTTCTGGGATGTCGTCAAGGGCAACGGCCCCTGCAACACCCAGCGCGTCGCCCACCGCAAGCGCGCATGGGACGAAGGGGCGTGGGTGCGTGAAGCCGCACTCGCCTTCGCCGAGAACCAGACCGCCGAGGCGGCCGCCCCCACCGATGACTCCACCGCCACCGCGTCGAACGCGAACAATTCCACCCCCGCCGAGGAGGCAGCGAAATGA
- the paaB gene encoding 1,2-phenylacetyl-CoA epoxidase subunit PaaB has translation MTETNPRSTSANGTETNASATSANATRGEWPLYEVFVRGKRGLNHVHVGSLHAADDQMALHHARDVYTRRNEGVSIWVVRAADITASSPDEKDPMFAPSGDKVYRHPTFYDIPADVPHM, from the coding sequence ATGACCGAGACCAACCCCCGCTCCACCTCGGCGAACGGAACAGAGACGAACGCGAGTGCCACCTCGGCGAACGCGACCCGCGGCGAATGGCCGCTGTACGAGGTCTTCGTGCGCGGCAAGCGCGGACTCAACCACGTCCACGTCGGATCCCTGCACGCCGCCGACGATCAGATGGCTCTCCACCACGCCCGCGACGTCTACACCCGCCGCAACGAAGGCGTGAGCATCTGGGTCGTCCGCGCAGCTGACATCACGGCCTCGAGCCCGGACGAGAAGGACCCGATGTTCGCCCCCAGCGGCGACAAGGTCTACCGCCACCCGACCTTCTACGACATCCCCGCCGATGTCCCCCACATGTGA
- the paaC gene encoding 1,2-phenylacetyl-CoA epoxidase subunit PaaC has protein sequence MTAANDPTVNVEHDEAGTNVEHDEHDNAYSGLLVNDAHWAFGTDFEDPLAGVDTTVPEGVEASDLGAYCLMLGDDALVFSQRISEWCSNAPDLEEDIALANIALDLLGQSRLLLARAAAADPALVPELPESSPVPDEDRLAFFRNDLAFRNVRLAEVPNGDFAEAVAKILIYSTWRLSIFERLTTSRDSVLAAIAVKGVKEMSYHRDFAGRWVVTLARGTEESRSRLVTALDGLWPLWSELFETHPVEAAVAEAGIGVDPAEVADEASVILDQVFAAAGIDRPEAGSLAGVGVHGQKGRDGLHTEALSKLLAEMQVVAREHPEGQW, from the coding sequence ATGACTGCTGCGAACGATCCCACCGTCAACGTCGAACACGACGAGGCGGGCACCAACGTCGAACACGACGAACACGACAACGCGTACTCAGGTCTGCTCGTCAACGACGCCCACTGGGCCTTCGGCACCGACTTCGAAGACCCACTGGCCGGCGTCGACACGACCGTGCCCGAGGGCGTCGAGGCGAGCGACCTCGGCGCGTACTGCCTCATGCTCGGCGACGATGCGCTCGTCTTCAGCCAGCGCATCTCCGAATGGTGCTCGAACGCCCCGGACCTCGAAGAGGACATCGCGCTGGCGAACATCGCCCTCGACCTCCTCGGACAGTCGCGGCTCCTGCTCGCCCGCGCCGCGGCCGCCGATCCGGCTCTCGTCCCCGAGCTGCCCGAGAGCTCACCGGTACCGGACGAGGACCGGCTCGCGTTCTTCCGCAACGACCTCGCCTTCCGCAACGTCCGACTGGCCGAGGTCCCCAACGGCGACTTCGCCGAGGCGGTCGCGAAGATCCTCATCTACTCGACCTGGCGGCTGTCGATCTTCGAGCGCCTGACGACCAGCCGTGACTCCGTGCTCGCCGCGATCGCCGTGAAGGGCGTCAAGGAGATGTCCTACCACCGCGACTTCGCCGGCCGGTGGGTCGTCACCCTGGCCCGCGGCACCGAGGAATCCCGGTCCCGCCTGGTCACGGCGCTTGACGGCCTGTGGCCGCTGTGGTCCGAGCTCTTCGAGACCCACCCGGTCGAGGCCGCCGTGGCCGAGGCCGGTATCGGCGTCGACCCCGCCGAGGTGGCCGATGAGGCCTCGGTCATCCTCGACCAGGTCTTCGCCGCCGCCGGCATCGACCGCCCCGAGGCCGGCTCGCTCGCCGGGGTCGGCGTGCACGGACAGAAGGGCCGCGACGGACTGCACACCGAAGCACTGTCGAAGCTGCTCGCCGAGATGCAGGTCGTCGCCCGCGAACACCCGGAGGGACAGTGGTGA
- the paaD gene encoding 1,2-phenylacetyl-CoA epoxidase subunit PaaD: MLSTHTLTEAADRADAATDIDAIDRAWAAAERVTDPEMPMLTLLDLGVLRDVIVEDGRVVTTITPTYSGCPAMATMRDDLQRELQDAGFPDAEVRVSLTPAWTSDWITERGKKALKDAGISPPGSAPRRDGPVALTLMPTRRAVTCVLCGSDNVRLSSEFGPTACKAMYQCLDCFEPFDHVKEI; encoded by the coding sequence ATGCTCAGTACCCACACCCTCACCGAGGCGGCCGACCGCGCCGACGCGGCGACCGATATCGACGCGATCGACCGTGCCTGGGCCGCCGCTGAACGCGTCACCGACCCGGAGATGCCGATGCTCACGCTGCTCGACCTCGGCGTGCTCCGGGACGTCATTGTCGAGGACGGCCGCGTCGTCACCACGATCACTCCCACCTATTCGGGGTGCCCGGCGATGGCGACGATGCGCGATGACCTGCAGCGCGAACTGCAGGACGCAGGGTTCCCCGATGCTGAGGTGCGCGTGTCCCTGACCCCTGCCTGGACGAGCGACTGGATCACCGAACGCGGGAAGAAGGCGCTCAAGGACGCCGGCATCTCCCCACCCGGGTCCGCACCTCGCCGCGACGGTCCCGTGGCACTGACCCTCATGCCCACCCGCCGAGCCGTGACCTGCGTGCTCTGCGGCTCGGACAATGTGCGGCTGTCCTCCGAATTCGGACCCACCGCCTGCAAGGCGATGTACCAGTGTCTCGACTGCTTCGAACCCTTCGACCACGTGAAGGAGATCTGA